A genomic window from Phoenix dactylifera cultivar Barhee BC4 chromosome 7, palm_55x_up_171113_PBpolish2nd_filt_p, whole genome shotgun sequence includes:
- the LOC103702322 gene encoding growth hormone-regulated TBC protein 1-like, producing the protein MFGPQARRELSNNEFPPRRILHWKPLTTSPAAAAAASSTVSSVARKANTITVKFEDLYGFAVEGNIDDVNMLNEVRERVRQQGRVWWALEANKGANWYLQPQISSNGEGMSVASLKLSILADTITLKKLIRKGVPPVLRPKVWLSVSGAAKKRSTVPESYYDDLIWATEGKVTPATRQIDHDLPRTFPCHPWLDTPEGQASLRRVLVAYSFRDSNVGYCQGLNYVAALLLLVMKTEEDAFWMLAVLLENVLVNDCYTDNLSGCHVEQRVFKDLLAKKCPRIAAHLEAMEFDVSLVATEWFLCLFSKSLPSETTLRVWDVLFNEGAKVLFHVALAIFKMKEEELLHAHQIGDVIDILQTTTHHLYDPDELLRVAFDKIGSMTTNTITKQRKKQETAVMAELDQRLRRLNSLKMDEK; encoded by the exons ATGTTTGGGCCCCAAGCCCGCAGAGAACTCTCCAATAACGAGTTTCCCCCTAGAAGAATACTCCATTGGAAGCCTTTAACCACCTCccctgccgccgccgccgccgcctcctccaccGTCAGCTCGGTGGCAAGAAAGGCCAACACCATCACCGTCAAATTTGAGGACCTCTACGGATTCGCCGTCGAGGGGAACATCGAcgatgtcaatatgctgaatgaGGTGAGGGAGAGGGTGAGGCAGCAGGGCAGGGTGTGGTGGGCCCTCGAGGCGAACAAGGGAGCCAATTGGTACCTCCAGCCGCAGATCTCGTCCAACGGCGAGGGGATGTCGGTCGCATCGCTGAAGCTGTCTATTCTCGCCGACACCATCACATTAAAGAAGCTGATAAGGAAGGGGGTACCGCCGGTGCTGAGGCCGAAGGTCTGGCTCTCTGTCTCCGGTGCCGCAAAGAAGCGGTCGACGGTGCCGGAGAGCTACTATGACGATCTCATCTGGGCTACCGAAGGGAAGGTCACGCCTGCCACACGGCAAATCGATCAT GATCTTCCGCGAACTTTCCCATGTCATCCTTGGTTGGACACTCCAGAAGGTCAGGCATCTCTTCGACGTGTCCTTGTTGCATATTCTTTTCGAGATTCCAATGTTGGTTATTGCCAG GGTTTAAATTATGTAGCTGCACTGTTGTTGCTAGTAATGAAAACAGAGGAAGATGCATTTTGGATGCTTGCTGTCTTGCTGGAAAATGTATTGGTAAATGATTGCTACACTGATAACCTTTCTGGTTGCCACGTTGAACAAAGGGTGTTCAAAGACCTGCTAGCCAAAAAATGCCCCAG GATAGCTGCTCATCTCGAAGCCATGGAGTTTGATGTCTCTCTTGTAGCCACAGAGTGGTTCCTATGCCTCTTCTCCAAGAGCTTACCTTCAGAG ACAACACTGCGGGTCTGGGATGTTTTATTCAATGAGGGAGCAAAGGTTCTGTTTCATGTAGCCCTGGCAATATTTAAG ATGAAGGAAGAGGAGTTACTACATGCCCATCAAATTGGTGATGtgattgatattttgcaaacGACCACCCATCATCTATATGACCCCGATGAGCTGCTGAGG GTTGCTTTTGATAAGATTGGTTCTATGACGACGAACACAATaacaaagcaaagaaaaaagcAGGAAACAGCAGTTATGGCCGAGCTTGACCAAAGACTGAGACGGCTGAATTCTTTGAAGATGGATGAAAAATAA